One window of the Anopheles cruzii chromosome 2, idAnoCruzAS_RS32_06, whole genome shotgun sequence genome contains the following:
- the LOC128275300 gene encoding probable glutamate receptor yields the protein MRQIRLLSTIDGVALLSCWGLLLGILCGPNVASQEETGGIEPIEPDGNETTEYYQLELDNSAEVKAQLQLLREKLAGKTLRVATLQDWPLSYTAKINGTIVGGGVAFDLLEFLMEKFNFTYELVMPQQNIVGSSNDMAGSVLELLANGTADLAVAFLPILADAQQYITFSTGLDEGEWIMIMVRPMESASGSGLLAPFNRDVWILILVSLLAVGPFIYGLLILRHRLTKDGEQVLYSLPHCVWFVYGALMKQGSTLSPTGDSTRILFASWWIFITILTSFYTANLTAFLTLSKFTLPINNADDVRRKEKQFVTIRGGAVEYAIKNHDETLNALSVLVDKRLVEFTTNVNDSATLAERVAKQNYVFVRDRPAIDHMIYADYLVRRKINPINERVHCPYATATTPFLKRNRAFGYPLTTEWNRLFDPELLKMVEGGIIKYKLLDRLPKAEICPQNLGGTERQLKNRDLIMTYFVMVTGFVTAIVVFVSELGFRFLNQRKLNEQMVLLQRHHPNLASKPNGGTKRISYLGKRFGPTTGDSPPPPYAEIFSRHQLGVLGSERTGKLFDGSLDQGTANRQMINGRDYMVVREKNGLGSRLIPMRAPSAAIFHYSYAN from the exons ATGCGCCAAATTCGACTACTGTCGACAATAGACGGAGTGGCGCTACTTTCATGCTGGGGTCTCCTGCTGGGGATCCTGTGTGGCCCGAATGTTGCGTCCCAGGAAGAAACCGGAGGCATCGAGCCGATTGAGCCGGACGGGAACGAAACGACCGAGTACTACCAGCTGGAGCTGGACAACAGTGCCGAGGTTAAGGcacagctgcagctgctgcgtGAAAAACTTGCCGGCAaaacgcttcgtgtggccacGCTTCAG GATTGGCCACTTAGCTACACGGCCAAGATCAACGGAACGATCGTAGGCGGTGGCGTGGCCTTCGATTTGCTCGAGTTTCTGATGGAAAAGTTCAACTTCACCTACGAACTGGTCATGCCTCAGCAAAACATCGTCGGCTCGTCGAACGATATGGCCGGCAGTGTGCTGGAGCTGCTAGCGAACGGCACCGCCGACCTGGCCGTGGCGTTCCTGCCGATCCTGGCCGACGCCCAGCAGTACATCACCTTCTCGACCGGGCTGGACGAGGGCGAGTGGATTATGATCATGGTGCGCCCGATGGAATCGGCCAGCGGTTCCGGACTGTTGGCCCCCTTCAACCGGGACGTGTGGATACTAATCCTGGTGTCACTGCTCGCCGTCGGGCCATTCATCTACGGTCTGCTGATTCTGCGTCACCGGCTGACCAAGGACGGCGAGCAGGTATTGTACAGCTTGCCCCACTGTGTCTGGTTCGTCTACGGGGCGCTTATGAAACAGGGAAGCACCCTATCGCCGACGGGAG ATTCCACACGCATCCTGTTCGCCAGCTGGTGGATATTCATCACGATCCTAACCTCCTTCTACACGGCCAATCTGACCGCCTTCCTGACGCTTTCGAAGTTCACGCTGCCCATCAACAACGCCGACGACGTGCGGCGCAAGGAGAAACAGTTCGTCACCATCCGTGGCGGTGCGGTCGAGTATGCGATCAAAAAT CATGACGAAACTCTGAACGCGCTCAGTGTGCTGGTCGACAAGCGGCTGGTGGAATTTACTACGAACGTGAACGACAGCGCCACGCTCGCGGAACGAGTCGCGAAGCAGAACTATGTGTTTGTGCGCGATCGTCCCGCCATCGATCACATGATCTACGCGGACTATCTGGTGCGGCGCAAGATCAACCCGATCAACGAGCGGGTCCACTGTCCGTACGCGACCGCCACGACTCCGTTCCTGAAACGCAACCGTGCCTTTGGCTACCCACTGACCACCGAGTGGAATCGGCTCTTTGACCCGGA ATTGCTCAAAATGGTCGAGGGCGGCATCATCAAGTACAAACTGCTCGATCGGCTCCCGAAGGCCGAGATCTGTCCGCAGAATCTGGGTGGCACGGAGCGGCAGCTGAAAAACCGGGACCTGATCATGACGTACTTCGTTATGGTGACGGGCTTCGTTACGGCGATCGTCGTCTTCGTGAGCGAgctcggtttccggttcctcaACCAGCGCAAGCTGAACGAACAGATGGTGTTGCTCCAGCGGCACCACCCGAACTTGGCCAGCAAACCGAACGGGGGCACCAAACGCATTTCGTACCTTGGCAAACGGTTCGGGCCCACCACCGGGGactcaccgccaccgccgtacGCCGAAATCTTCAGCCGCCACCAGCTCGGAGTGCTCGGTAGCGAGCGGACGGGCAAACTGTTCGACGGCAGCTTGGACCAAGGCACCGCCAACCGGCAGATGATTAACGGGCGCGACTATATGGTCGTGCGGGAGAAGAACGGGCTCGGATCGCGGCTCATCCCGATGCGggcaccgtcggccgccatcTTTCACTACAGCTATGCCAACTGA
- the LOC128275290 gene encoding uncharacterized protein LOC128275290 — protein MPEQQIPLDDGLRPASSASTPRSRHPSLGDVQDVPNGPMVPERVDGGGGHFVAIRNMLNASRTRPVARIAPLEPSFVPAPQRYYPIVIPAEPTIEELLRQAAGTEDLATVSEIKLKVISHLTSLQRIPCFIPHLRSLILEGSIVMTLRDLGCDMTTLRYLNVSRCSLKHLDGTTGLESLEELVADYNLIEEVGPCTNLINIKKISLKGNRITDLGSVTFLALCEKLEALDLRENFVSENPSFRHLLKTNIPQLRCLNETPFSDVASEETDLSSSEYRSSSSGSAEDVQRGRWDVTAGDHRRSQIVAVAPRRPITATVERRVTVELRDQDRPSTADPVKLKAQLTSGEPVVGSIVTKARRRRRQRTAWGESTSCSSVSSSDSSFSKDFPDRLPQKVVDLELGVVGMAVRGRHVPAASRDGGFSEQVSAGEQPEDDPQSLLRAARLWRQRSLQTREAIREQEQKLVLRQLLPIAAQLTDED, from the exons ATGCCCGAACAGCAGATCCCGCTGGACGATGGGCTACgtccggcgtcgtcggcgtcaACGCCCCGTTCGCGCCACCCATCGCTCGGGGACGTGCAGGACGTACCCAATGGCCCGATGGTTCCGGAACgtgtcgacggtggcggtggccattttgtggcgATCCGCAACATGCTAAACGCATCCCGGACCCGCCCAGTGGCTCGGATAGCCCCGCTGGAACCCTCTTTTGTGCCAGCACCGCAACGCTACTACCCGATTGTTATTCCGGCCGAACCTACGATTGAGGAACTGCTG CGACAAGCGGCCGGAACCGAGGATCTGGCGACGGTGAGCGAAATCAAGCTGAAGGTCATCTCGCACCTGACGAGCCTACAGCGGATACCGTGCTTCATCCCGCACCTGCGGTCCCTCATCCTGGAGGGCAGTATCGTGATGACCTTGCGCGATTTGGGCTGCGATATGACGACGCTGCGTTACCTGAACGTGTCCCGGTGTAGCCTCAAGCATTTGGACGGAACTACCGGACTGGAGTCGCTGGAGGAGCTGGTGGCCGATTACAATCTGATCGAGGAGGTGGGCCCCTGCACGAACCTGATCAACATTAAGAAAATCAGCCTCAAAGG CAATCGGATCACCGACCTGGGCAGCGTTACCTTCTTGGCGCTCTGCGAGAAACTCGAAGCACTGGATTTGCGCGAGAACTTTGTGTCGGAGAATCCCTCCTTTCGCCATCTGCTAAAGACGAACATCCCGCAGTTGCGGTGCCTGAACGAGACACCGTTCAGCGATGTGGCCAGCGAGGAGACGGACCTCTCCAGCTCGGAGTACCGCTCGTCGAGCTCCGGCAGTGCGGAAGACGTGCAGCGTGGCCGCTGGGATGTGACGGCAGGGGACCACCGGCGATCGCAGATCGTGGCGGTCGCCCCACGCCGTCCGATAACGGCCACGGTCGAGCGGCGTGTTACGGTGGAGCTGCGGGACCAGGACCGCCCGTCGACGGCAG ATCCCGTCAAGTTGAAAGCCCAGCTAACCTCGGGAGAACCGGTGGTCGGGAGCATCGTGACCAAGGcacggcgccgccgccgtcagcgaACGGCCTGGGGCGAGTCTACGTCCTGCTCCAGTGTGAGCAGTTCCGATTCGTCCTTCTCGAAAGATTTCCCCGACCGATTGCCCCAGAAGGTGGTCGACCTGGAGCTGGGCGTTGTCGGTATGGCCGTCCGGGGCCGTCACGTGCCGGCTGCGTCGCGTGACGGCGGCTTCAGTGAGCAAGTGTCCGCCGGCGAGCAACCGGAAGATGATCCACAAAGCCTGCTGCGTGCGGCCCGCTTGTGGCGCCAGCGATCGCTTCAGACCCGGGAAGCGATTCGCGAGCAAGAGCAAAAACTCGTGCTGCGGCAactgttaccaatagccgcg CAACTGACCGACGAAGACTAG